The Flavobacterium faecale genome has a segment encoding these proteins:
- a CDS encoding acyl-CoA dehydrogenase family protein — protein MNFDYNETQSMIAQSIKDFAEINIRPFIMEWDEAQIFPVPLFKKLGEMGFMGVLVPEELGGSGLGYHEYITIIEEISKVDPSIGLSVAAHNSLCTNHILTFGNEEQKKKWIPKLATAEHIGAWGLTEHNTGSDAGGMNTTAKKDGDHWIVNGAKNFITHAISGDIAVVIVRTGEKGDSHGMTAFVFEKGMEGFTSGKKENKLGMRASETAELVFDNCRIPDANRLGEVGDGFVQAMKILDGGRISIGALSLGIAKGAYEAALKYSKERHQFGKPISAFQGISFKLADMVTEIEASELLLHKAAFLKQQHKPVTTMGAMAKMYASEVCCKVANEAIQIHGGYGYTKDFPVEKFYRDAKLCTIGEGTTEIQKVVIARNILK, from the coding sequence ATGAACTTTGACTATAACGAGACGCAGTCTATGATTGCGCAATCCATAAAAGATTTTGCAGAAATTAATATTCGCCCGTTTATAATGGAATGGGATGAAGCTCAAATTTTCCCTGTGCCTTTATTCAAGAAATTAGGCGAAATGGGTTTTATGGGTGTTTTAGTTCCCGAGGAGCTTGGTGGTTCGGGCTTAGGGTATCATGAATACATCACGATAATCGAAGAAATTTCAAAAGTAGATCCTTCAATTGGTTTGTCTGTGGCGGCACACAATTCACTTTGTACCAATCATATTTTGACTTTTGGAAATGAAGAACAAAAGAAAAAATGGATTCCAAAATTAGCTACTGCAGAGCACATTGGTGCGTGGGGTTTAACAGAGCACAATACAGGTTCTGATGCGGGTGGAATGAATACAACTGCCAAAAAAGATGGTGATCATTGGATCGTTAATGGAGCAAAAAATTTCATTACCCATGCCATTTCTGGTGATATCGCAGTTGTGATTGTTCGTACAGGTGAGAAAGGTGATTCTCATGGAATGACCGCTTTTGTATTCGAAAAAGGGATGGAAGGTTTTACCTCAGGTAAAAAAGAAAATAAATTAGGAATGCGTGCCAGTGAAACAGCCGAGTTGGTTTTTGATAACTGCCGCATACCAGATGCTAACCGTTTAGGTGAAGTAGGGGATGGTTTTGTTCAAGCCATGAAAATTCTTGATGGTGGTAGAATATCAATCGGTGCACTTTCGCTCGGGATCGCCAAAGGTGCTTATGAAGCAGCGCTTAAATATTCAAAAGAAAGACATCAATTCGGGAAACCTATTAGTGCTTTTCAAGGAATTTCGTTCAAGCTTGCTGATATGGTTACTGAGATTGAAGCCTCAGAATTGCTTTTGCATAAAGCTGCTTTCTTAAAACAGCAACACAAACCTGTAACGACTATGGGGGCCATGGCCAAAATGTATGCGTCAGAGGTATGTTGCAAAGTAGCAAACGAGGCCATCCAAATCCATGGAGGATACGGATATACAAAAGATTTCCCAGTAGAAAAATTCTATCGTGATGCCAAATTGTGTACCATTGGTGAAGGAACTACCGAAATCCAAAAAGTAGTAATCGCAAGAAATATTTTAAAATAG
- a CDS encoding ComEA family DNA-binding protein: MTIKKYFEYSREQRNGIFAFVFLILLLFGLTVYLQYNTSSDTLSAEETAWMATQKEIDRLKLEAPDGKFELRPYNPNFITDYKGYKLGMSVQEIDRLLAFRKTNQYVNSAADFQKVTKVSDSLLAVMAPLFKFPDWVTHKKENNGYVKYEKQTFAKADKIPILDVNAATAEDFMKINGIGAGYSDRIIKFREGVGGFVSMQQMEDVWGLPPEVLTKLEASFRVEKQPVLKKIDINNASVKEISAFPYFRYAMAKEIVMCRSMNGDFKNATDLTKIKGLSIEKANIIALYLTF; this comes from the coding sequence ATGACAATAAAAAAGTACTTTGAATACTCTAGAGAGCAACGAAATGGCATTTTTGCTTTTGTGTTTTTAATTTTATTATTGTTTGGACTAACGGTATACCTGCAATACAATACCTCCTCAGACACTCTTTCGGCTGAAGAAACGGCATGGATGGCCACTCAAAAAGAAATCGATAGACTCAAATTGGAAGCTCCTGATGGTAAATTTGAACTTAGACCTTATAATCCCAATTTTATTACGGACTATAAAGGTTACAAATTAGGAATGTCTGTTCAAGAGATCGATCGCCTACTGGCTTTTAGAAAAACAAATCAATATGTAAATTCAGCAGCCGATTTTCAAAAGGTAACCAAAGTATCAGATTCATTACTTGCTGTAATGGCTCCATTATTTAAATTTCCAGACTGGGTGACCCATAAAAAAGAGAATAATGGTTATGTGAAATACGAAAAACAAACTTTTGCTAAGGCAGATAAGATTCCGATTCTAGATGTCAATGCAGCAACCGCCGAAGATTTCATGAAAATAAACGGGATAGGAGCTGGATATTCAGATCGAATTATCAAGTTTAGAGAGGGTGTAGGCGGTTTTGTGTCCATGCAGCAAATGGAAGATGTGTGGGGTTTGCCTCCAGAAGTACTTACCAAATTAGAAGCTAGTTTTCGAGTAGAAAAGCAACCGGTACTAAAAAAAATAGACATTAATAATGCCTCCGTAAAAGAGATTTCTGCTTTTCCTTATTTCAGGTATGCAATGGCCAAAGAGATTGTAATGTGCAGAAGCATGAATGGAGATTTTAAAAATGCAACTGATTTAACAAAAATTAAAGGCTTGTCTATTGAAAAAGCCAATATTATAGCCTTATATTTGACCTTCTAA
- a CDS encoding amino acid permease encodes MSIWKKKPLEKLLAEAADSEKGLKRTLTAWSLVALGVGAIIGAGLFVRTATAAAQSAGPSVTIAFMVAAVGCALAGLCYAELSSSIPIAGSAYTYTYATMGEFLAWIIGWDLILEYAVGAATVGIAWSEYLNDLLINVVHTDPIPYAWSHSPFQTSAEGVHGILNAPALFIVSIISLLLIKGIQESAFINGLIVILKVAIVILIIVIGWNFINPVNHTPYIPQPSVFIDEHGIHHAYGGIMGILGAAGTVFFAFIGFDAVSTAAQETINPKKAMPIGILGSLVVCTFLYILFAHVLTGVATVEDFRTGGKEASIAFAINKYMIGYQWLGQFVTIAILAGFSSVILVLLLGQSRVFYAMGNDGLLPKMFSDLHPKYKTPYKANIAILIIVGLFAAFVPGDIVGDMTSIGTLFAFTLVCAAVIILRKTEPNMVREFRTPFVPVVPALGIIVCLAMMYGLGWTNWTRLFIWMAIGIIIYYFYGRKNSTLNNPDKE; translated from the coding sequence ATGTCAATTTGGAAGAAAAAACCTTTAGAGAAATTGTTGGCAGAAGCAGCAGACTCGGAGAAAGGACTTAAGAGAACGCTAACAGCCTGGAGTCTTGTTGCACTAGGTGTAGGAGCAATTATTGGTGCTGGTTTGTTTGTAAGAACTGCAACGGCAGCTGCTCAAAGTGCAGGACCATCAGTTACAATTGCCTTTATGGTTGCAGCGGTAGGTTGTGCCCTTGCAGGATTGTGTTATGCTGAGCTCTCCTCTTCGATTCCGATTGCAGGGAGTGCTTACACGTATACATATGCGACTATGGGTGAGTTTTTGGCATGGATTATTGGTTGGGATTTAATTTTGGAGTATGCCGTAGGTGCCGCTACTGTTGGTATTGCTTGGAGTGAATACCTCAATGATCTTTTGATCAACGTCGTCCATACCGACCCTATTCCGTATGCTTGGTCGCACTCCCCTTTTCAAACATCAGCAGAGGGCGTACATGGTATTCTTAATGCACCGGCGTTATTTATAGTGAGTATCATTAGTTTACTTTTGATCAAAGGGATTCAGGAGTCGGCATTCATTAATGGTCTAATCGTAATCTTAAAAGTAGCAATTGTAATTTTGATAATTGTTATTGGATGGAACTTTATCAACCCTGTAAATCACACCCCTTATATTCCGCAGCCTTCTGTCTTTATTGATGAACATGGAATTCACCATGCGTACGGAGGAATAATGGGGATTCTAGGTGCAGCTGGTACTGTCTTTTTCGCCTTTATCGGTTTTGATGCTGTGAGTACCGCAGCACAGGAAACTATTAATCCTAAAAAAGCTATGCCAATTGGAATCTTAGGCTCCTTGGTAGTTTGTACTTTTTTATACATTTTATTTGCTCATGTACTTACAGGAGTTGCAACAGTTGAAGACTTTAGAACCGGTGGTAAAGAAGCTTCTATTGCTTTTGCAATAAACAAATATATGATTGGTTACCAATGGCTAGGGCAATTTGTAACGATCGCTATCTTGGCAGGATTTTCATCTGTAATCCTAGTGCTTTTGTTAGGACAATCTCGCGTATTTTATGCCATGGGAAATGATGGCTTACTACCTAAAATGTTTAGTGATTTACACCCAAAATATAAAACACCATACAAAGCAAATATAGCTATCTTAATCATTGTTGGTTTATTTGCTGCTTTTGTTCCCGGAGATATTGTTGGAGATATGACAAGTATCGGAACCTTATTTGCTTTTACACTTGTATGTGCTGCCGTGATTATTTTGCGTAAAACAGAGCCGAATATGGTACGTGAATTCCGTACTCCATTTGTACCTGTAGTTCCAGCATTAGGAATTATTGTTTGTCTAGCAATGATGTATGGTTTGGGATGGACTAACTGGACTCGTCTCTTTATATGGATGGCAATTGGAATCATTATTTACTATTTCTACGGCCGTAAAAACAGTACTCTTAATAATCCAGATAAAGAATAA
- a CDS encoding sodium-dependent transporter, producing MAEKSDAWGSRVGLILAMAGNAVGLGNFLRFPVQAVQNGGGAFIIPYLICFLVMGIPLLFIEWSSGRFGGKFGNHSTPYILDSMVKGRVLKYIGVFGIFTNLAVAAYYCYIESWTMSYVFHSIGGTFVGMSQADVAAFFGNYVDISHSTTGIPYEAVVFYVICLVINTYILSKGLKGIEKVAKIGMPLLILFGAVLAIKGLTLGDSGASEIFPDANAWDGLNFLWTPQYSSLLDLKVWMAAAGQIFFTLSVGMGTVHCYAAYLEEKDDVALNAVSAGFMNEFVEVVLGSLIVVPIAAGYLGLDWVIQNAGFGMAFQTMPYLFQQWGPALAMIAGVLWFGLLFFAGITSSLAMGTPWIGFMRDEFGWNQNKGAWSFGFIALILGLPTVIFFQEGVFDEYDYWAGTVSLVVFAMLETILFSWVFGMEKGWPAITNGADIKVPIIYKYIIKFVTPVMLIVIFVGSLFKPKDNDWSGNLSNLFSGNSWVLDNGSIIKTITHAGIREQIALATDPSVIAQLEDKIFYLNGARMLLVALFLFICGLVYVAFLKRTREGRATA from the coding sequence TTGGCTGAAAAATCAGATGCTTGGGGCTCACGTGTAGGTTTAATTTTAGCAATGGCAGGGAACGCTGTTGGATTGGGTAATTTTTTAAGATTTCCGGTACAAGCAGTACAAAATGGAGGAGGAGCATTTATTATTCCCTATCTGATTTGTTTTTTAGTAATGGGTATCCCGTTGCTTTTTATCGAATGGTCTTCGGGTCGTTTTGGTGGTAAGTTTGGTAATCATAGCACACCTTATATCTTAGATTCTATGGTAAAAGGAAGGGTGCTTAAGTATATTGGCGTTTTTGGTATTTTTACCAATTTGGCCGTCGCCGCCTATTACTGCTACATTGAATCCTGGACCATGTCGTATGTGTTTCATTCCATTGGAGGTACTTTTGTAGGCATGAGTCAAGCTGATGTTGCAGCTTTCTTTGGTAACTATGTTGATATATCACATTCCACGACTGGAATTCCATATGAGGCTGTTGTCTTTTATGTTATTTGTTTGGTGATTAACACTTATATTCTTTCTAAAGGGTTGAAAGGAATCGAAAAAGTAGCTAAAATTGGAATGCCTCTTTTGATACTTTTTGGTGCTGTTTTGGCAATAAAAGGATTGACATTGGGAGATTCTGGAGCTTCAGAGATTTTTCCAGACGCCAATGCTTGGGATGGACTTAATTTTCTATGGACACCGCAATACAGTTCACTTTTAGATTTAAAAGTTTGGATGGCTGCCGCTGGGCAAATATTCTTTACGTTATCAGTGGGTATGGGTACAGTTCATTGTTATGCTGCTTATTTGGAGGAGAAAGATGATGTAGCTCTGAATGCTGTTTCTGCTGGATTCATGAATGAATTTGTAGAGGTTGTATTAGGTAGTTTAATTGTAGTGCCAATTGCAGCAGGTTATTTAGGTTTGGACTGGGTGATTCAAAACGCAGGTTTCGGAATGGCATTTCAAACCATGCCGTACTTGTTTCAACAGTGGGGGCCAGCTTTGGCTATGATCGCTGGAGTGCTTTGGTTCGGGTTATTGTTCTTCGCAGGTATAACATCTTCACTTGCTATGGGTACGCCTTGGATTGGTTTCATGCGTGACGAATTTGGTTGGAATCAAAATAAAGGAGCTTGGTCTTTCGGTTTTATTGCCTTGATTTTAGGGTTGCCAACTGTAATCTTTTTTCAAGAAGGCGTTTTTGATGAATATGATTATTGGGCAGGAACCGTAAGTTTGGTTGTGTTTGCAATGCTTGAAACAATATTGTTTTCTTGGGTTTTTGGTATGGAAAAAGGTTGGCCAGCTATTACGAATGGTGCAGATATCAAAGTGCCAATTATTTATAAGTATATCATTAAGTTTGTTACGCCTGTAATGTTGATCGTTATATTTGTAGGGTCACTTTTTAAACCAAAAGACAACGATTGGTCTGGTAACTTATCAAATTTGTTTTCGGGCAATTCTTGGGTATTAGATAATGGTTCTATTATAAAGACAATAACCCATGCAGGGATTAGAGAGCAAATAGCTTTAGCTACAGATCCTTCAGTGATTGCACAATTAGAAGATAAAATATTTTACTTAAACGGTGCTAGAATGCTATTGGTGGCATTGTTTCTATTTATCTGTGGATTGGTATACGTTGCTTTCCTTAAAAGAACAAGAGAAGGTAGAGCCACAGCTTAA
- a CDS encoding PspC family transcriptional regulator, which yields MSSILHLKFFLEKHGFHVSSRLADKLGMRANSVRLFFIYISFVTVGLGFGVYLILAFWLRLKDLIRAKRTSVFDL from the coding sequence ATGTCGTCCATTCTCCACCTTAAATTTTTTCTCGAAAAACATGGTTTTCATGTATCCTCTCGTCTAGCAGATAAGTTAGGAATGCGTGCCAATAGTGTGCGACTATTTTTCATCTATATTTCTTTTGTTACTGTTGGTTTGGGTTTTGGTGTTTATCTTATTTTGGCGTTTTGGCTTCGATTGAAAGATTTAATTCGTGCAAAACGCACCTCTGTTTTCGACTTGTAA
- a CDS encoding DUF2851 family protein: MKEDFLHYLWKFKKFDVLNLQTTNQEQVTIHSVGQYLELAGPDFFNAQISIGSQKWAGNVEIHIKSSDWYVHHHERDSAYDNVILHVVWEHDAEILRPDNSEIPVLELKNYVDKNVFVNYQSLVAPKSWIYCEKELATIDSFLFKNWQERLFFERLERKSKFIYDLLQQTNNDWEAVLFCLLAKNFGLNTNGQAFLQIAQSLPFSVIRKESFEVENLESLLFGTSGLLDSEKEDNYYKDLKFRFFYLLHKYQLDKGYAVPVEFFKHRPDNFPTIRLSQLANLYHLHQNLFSKIVAAKTVPELYDLFQIETAPYWQDHYQFDKVSPKKKKRLSHSFIDLLLINTIVPLRFAYAKSQGSEIAEDLIALLTEVVSEKNSVIDKFKSFGIKSKSAFESQSLLQLKNEYCTKSKCLHCAIGVELLKSTSV, encoded by the coding sequence ATGAAAGAAGATTTTTTACATTACCTCTGGAAGTTCAAGAAGTTTGATGTCTTGAATTTGCAAACTACCAATCAAGAGCAAGTCACTATTCATTCCGTTGGCCAATATCTAGAGTTGGCTGGTCCTGATTTTTTTAATGCACAAATTTCAATTGGGAGTCAAAAATGGGCGGGTAATGTAGAGATTCATATCAAATCTTCAGACTGGTACGTGCACCATCACGAGCGCGATTCGGCTTATGACAACGTGATCCTTCACGTAGTATGGGAACACGACGCAGAAATTCTAAGACCTGATAATTCAGAAATTCCTGTATTGGAACTCAAAAACTACGTCGATAAAAATGTTTTTGTAAATTATCAATCCTTAGTTGCGCCTAAATCCTGGATTTATTGTGAAAAAGAACTAGCTACAATTGACTCTTTTTTATTCAAAAATTGGCAAGAGCGACTTTTCTTTGAGCGCTTAGAACGCAAGTCCAAATTTATTTATGACCTACTGCAACAAACCAACAATGATTGGGAAGCCGTTTTATTTTGTTTGTTAGCCAAAAATTTTGGTCTCAATACCAACGGACAAGCTTTTTTACAAATCGCGCAATCGCTACCATTTTCAGTCATTCGAAAAGAAAGCTTCGAGGTCGAAAATCTCGAAAGTTTACTCTTTGGTACTTCTGGCTTACTAGATTCAGAGAAAGAAGACAACTATTACAAAGATTTGAAGTTCCGATTTTTTTATTTACTACACAAATATCAACTTGATAAAGGCTATGCTGTTCCTGTTGAGTTTTTTAAACACCGACCAGATAATTTTCCAACTATCCGTTTGTCACAATTGGCCAATTTGTACCATTTGCATCAAAATTTGTTTTCTAAAATTGTCGCTGCCAAAACAGTTCCTGAGTTGTATGATTTGTTTCAAATCGAGACCGCTCCATATTGGCAAGACCACTATCAATTTGACAAAGTAAGTCCGAAGAAAAAGAAGCGTTTGTCACATTCCTTTATTGATTTATTATTGATCAATACCATTGTGCCGTTGCGTTTTGCCTACGCAAAGAGTCAAGGATCTGAAATTGCAGAAGATTTAATTGCATTACTTACTGAAGTGGTCTCAGAAAAAAATAGTGTTATAGATAAATTCAAATCATTCGGAATCAAATCAAAATCTGCTTTTGAATCACAATCGTTGCTGCAGTTGAAAAATGAATATTGTACGAAAAGTAAATGTTTACATTGCGCAATAGGGGTCGAGTTGCTGAAATCTACCTCAGTCTAG